From one Triticum urartu cultivar G1812 chromosome 3, Tu2.1, whole genome shotgun sequence genomic stretch:
- the LOC125546195 gene encoding disease resistance protein RGA5-like, translating to MNGIMMSASTGVMNSLLGKLATLMGEEFAKLKNLRKEVKHISDELSSMKDALESLADVDTLDKHTASWRDTVREMSYDIEDVIDDFMCKIGEKSKKTGFIQDTIQRLKTSRGRHQIAGQIGDIKKLVRETSERRERYKIDIPKSGNVAVDQRVVALYEESSKVVGMDGPTNMLVNWLKDEEKKLKIVSVIGFGGLGKTTHANQVYHKLEGKFQCGAFLPVSQKSNMPKLLHSLLTQLGCGQYCHDCELNVLLDQVRENLKNKRYLVIIDDLWDVSAWNIIKCAFPENNLGSRLIVTTRIKTVAGAYCFGHHEHILEMKPLSEEDSRKLFFGRIFCSEKACPGQLRDVSVEILKKCGGLPLAIISISSLLASDRSNQKERWKHVLNSLGSVSGTNLTLEAMRQILNLSYKNLPHHLKTCFLYLGMFLEDSEIYRHELVSLWVSEGFVSKAHGQNPKQIAISYFNELVNMSLIQPVQIDMHGSVLTCKVHDMLLDLILYKSAEENFITVVDNPEAITGQLQKPRRMLFNLDGATLPRDVNMSQVRSFANWRGSTNIPSLAEFKYLRVFIADFSSSSVDDNRKIDLTGLCKLYQLRHIQIEGCDNCQLPTQIRGLQKLETFDIDGSCIPMDIFHLPCLLPEGIGKMKYLQRLRWFDTLHTSIDSIKGLGEFTNLRLLYLRTGFSEDVDMDVLNSSLGKLCNLDSLNVFSPDSWIPEALTLSPPPPNLMGLSMMRISRVPNWIGELHNLQSLHITVDKLDKDDVGILAELPALMDLELTFNRALEEIIVIYGTSFAILKRFVVYWTVMPQLTFQAGAMPKLQSLSLPLNARGWKQDESTTPTGIEHLLALERISVGIGSETESEQRSAESAIRSAINMHPGHAHIKIDIQCY from the exons ATGAATGGAATAATGATGAGCGCTTCAACCGGGGTGATGAACTCTCTCCTGGGTAAGCTGGCCACTTTGATGGGAGAGGAGTTTGCCAAGCTAAAGAACCTGAGGAAGGAGGTGAAGCACATCAGCGATGAACTGAGCAGCATGAAGGATGCTCTAGAGAGCCTTGCGGATGTGGATACGCTGGATAAACACACCGCTAGCTGGAGGGACACGGTCAGGGAGATGTCGTATGACATCGAGGATGTTATCGATGACTTCATGTGCAAAATTGGGGAGAAAAGCAAAAAAACTGGTTTTATCCAAGACACCATTCAACGCCTCAAAACTTCAAGGGGCCGCCATCAGATCGCTGGGCAGATTGGGGACATCAAGAAACTTGTGCGTGAAACAAGTGAGCGGCGTGAAAGATATAAGATTGATATCCCCAAATCGGGCAATGTGGCAGTTGACCAACGCGTTGTGGCACTCTATGAAGAATCATCTAAAGTTGTTGGTATGGATGGCCCAACCAATATGCTTGTCAATTGGCTAAAAGATGAGGAGAAGAAGTTGAAGATTGTATCAGTTATTGGTTTTGGAGGTTTGGGAAAAACAACACATGCCAATCAGGTATACCATAAGCTGGAGGGGAAATTTCAGTGTGGTGCATTTTTGCCGGTGTCTCAAAAGTCAAATATGCCAAAACTTCTGCATAGTTTATTAACCCAACTTGGGTGTGGACAATATTGTCATGACTGTGAGTTAAATGTTCTTCTCGACCAAGTCAGAGAAAATCTAAAAAACAAGAG GTACTTGGTTATTATCGATGATCTATGGGACGTATCAGCATGGAATATTATTAAATGTGCTTTCCCAGAAAATAATCTTGGTAGTAGATTAATAGTAACTACAAGAATCAAGACTGTGGCTGGGGCATATTGTTTCGGTCACCATGAGCACATTCTTGAAATGAAACCTCTTAGCGAAGAAGACTCAAGGAAATTGTTTTTTGGTAGGATATTTTGCTCTGAAAAAGCTTGTCCAGGTCAACTCAGAGATGTTTCAGTTGAGATTCTCAAGAAGTGTGGTGGTTTGCCACTTGCAATCATTAGCATATCCAGCCTATTGGCAAGTGATCGTTCCAACCAAAAGGAGAGGTGGAAACATGTACTGAATTCATTGGGGTCAGTGTCAGGCACAAATCTTACCTTGGAAGCAATGAGACAGATCTTGAACCTTAGCTACAAAAATCTTCCTCACCACCTCAAGACATGCTTCTTGTATCTTGGTATGTTTCTGGAGGACTCTGAAATATATAGGCACGAGTTGGTAAGCCTATGGGTTTCTGAAGGCTTTGTTAGTAAAGCACATGGACAAAATCCAAAACAGATTGCGATAAGTTATTTTAATGAGCTTGTCAACATGAGTCTTATTCAACCTGTACAGATTGACATGCATGGGTCAGTGTTAACTTGCAAAGTACACGATATGTTGTTGGATCTTATCCTGTACAAATCTGCGGAAGAAAATTTTATCACTGTAGTAGACAACCCAGAGGCCATTACAGGACAGCTTCAAAAGCCCCGTCGGATGCTCTTCAACTTGGATGGTGCAACATTGCCAAGGGACGTTAATATGTCACAAGTGCGATCATTTGCAAACTGGAGAGGATCCACGAATATACCTTCATTGGCAGAATTCAAGTATCTTCGAGTGTTTATAGCTGACTTCAGTTCTAGTTCTGTTGATGACAACCGGAAAATCGACCTGACAGGATTGTGTAAGTTATATCAGCTGCGACATATACAGATTGAAGGCTGTGATAACTGCCAGCTACCAACGCAGATTAGAGGGCTACAAAAGTTGGAAACATTTGATATAGATGGGTCCTGTATCCCAATGGATATTTTTCACCTGCCGTGTTTGTTGCCTGAGGGCATCGGTAAAATGAAATATCTACAGCGTCTGAGATGGTTTGACACGCTGCACACCTCAATCGACAGTATCAAGGGCCTAGGAGAGTTCACCAATCTGAGACTTCTGTACCTCAGAACCGGTTTTTCTGAAGATGTGGACATGGATGTTCTAAACTCTTCTTTGGGGAAACTTTGTAACCTCGACTCCCTGAATGTATTTTCACCTGATTCTTGGATACCTGAGGCACTAACCTTGTCGCCTCCTCCCCCCAACCTCATGGGACTCTCCATGATGCGAATATCCCGGGTCCCAAACTGGATTGGGGAACTCCATAACCTCCAGAGCTTGCATATCACTGTTGATAAGCTAGACAAGGATGATGTTGGTATTCTCGCGGAGTTACCCGCCCTCATGGACCTAGAATTAACGTTCAATAGAGCCCTGGAAGAAATAATTGTCATCTATGGGACATCATTCGCAATCCTGAAGCGGTTTGTTGTCTACTGGACTGTCATGCCACAACTGACCTTCCAAGCCGGAGCAATGCCTAAGCTCCAGAGCCTCTCTCTACCTTTGAACGCCAGGGGGTGGAAGCAGGACGAGAGCACCACACCTACAGGCATCGAGCACTTGTTAGCACTTGAAAGAATCTCTGTGGGGATTGGGAGTGAGACTGAATCTGAACAGAGAAGCGCAGAGTCAGCCATTAGGAGCGCTATCAACATGCATCCTGGCCATGCTCACATTAAAATCGATATCCAATGTTACTAA